The sequence GCTCTACCAGATCCTGGATACGCTCGGCAAGACTATCGACATCCACCGCCAGTCGACGCCCCACGACGAACTTGTCGAACGCCTCCAGCAGTACGACGGGCCCCGCACCGTCGTCATCCTCGACGAGGCCGACCAGCTGGAGAACCCCGACGTGCTCTACGACCTGCACAGCCTCCCGCAGTTCGGGCTGATCTGCATCGCGAATAGCGAGGAGGACCTCATCGCCCGCGTCGACGACCGGCTGGTCAGTCGCCTCCGGTCGAGCGAGCACGTCCGGATGGACAAGTACCACGTCGACCAGCTGCAGGACATCCTCGCCGCCCGCGTCCGGCGCGGGCTCGACCCCGACGCGATCACTGACGCCCAGCTCCGCCGGATCGCCGACGCCGCGGCCGGCGACGCCCGCCTCGCCATCGGCATCCTCCGGACCGCCGCGAGTGCGGCCGACCGCCGCGGCACCGACCGCATCACCGACGAGCTGCTGCTCGACGCCGCGAGCGACGCCCGCGACTCGATCCGACAGACCAACCTCGACTCGTTGACGCCCCACCAGCGGGTCGTCTACGACATCGTTCGCGAGCACGGCCCGCTGGGGCCCGGCGAGATCCACGACCACTACACGGACGAAGTCGAGGACCCGCGCACGAAGCGGACCGTCCGGAACTACCTCTCGAAGATGACTCAGTACAATCTCCTCACCGCAGAAGGGACGAGCCGCGACCGCGAATACGCGCTCGTCGATCCGGCGACAACATCGCCGACGCAGTGAGTGGGGGGCAGTGGCTTCTGTGCAGTATAGGGAACCGCCTGTTCACTGGGCATATCAGTGTATGATCGGATCGGACGAGCGGTCTTTCAGCATACTGAACGTTGCAGCGAAGAGCACTACGACAACGGGAACAATGTATACCCAGAGGACGGCTTGCCAGAAGCCGACTACTAGCAACCCACCGGCCCCGCTAACAGCAACCCGTTCGCGCTGGAAGATGACTCCCGCCGCCCCCAGCACCGCCAGCCCGCCGAGAACGATGAAAAACACCAGTCGAGTCTGCGAGTATCCCGGTTGAACGAGATAGTATCCGAGCACACCGAGAAAAGCCGCGACAACTACGGCTGTCGACCCGATCGCGATGGACTCTCTCGTGGCAGTCATTGCACTCCCGTCCGATCTCTCGAGAAAACCGCGTCTGCTAGTGTGTCCCTGTGGCCCTCGTTCGGGCCGCCAGCGATGGTGAGCAGTCGGGCATCCCGAAGGTACCGTTCGACGTGTCGCTCGGTCGTATAGCCGATTCCACCGTGGAGTTGAACTGCGTCGTTGGCGTTCTCGACCGCTGCCTCTGTCGCGTGGATCTTCGCCATACTCAGTTCTCGATTCACGTCCAGACCGCTGTCCGCCCGGGCCGCAGCCCGGAGGGTCAGGAGCCGGGCCGTATCGACGCGCTCGGCCATCTTCCCGACCCGCCACCTGACGCCCTGAAAGTCGCTGATAGTCCGGGAGTGCTGTTCTCTCTGTCTCGTGAACTCGACGGTATCATCGAGGGCAGCCCGGGCGATCCCCACGGCTCGTGCTGGGACGTTCACACCGGTCGAGACGGACCGCCGATCGACGTACCCCTCGCCCTCCTCGCCGACCAACTGCTCGTCCGTCACACGGACGTTCGAGAGGGAGACTTTGACCGCCTTCGCGCTCTTCGCGCCGAGCGTTTCCCACACGTTCTCGACCTCGAATGCGTCGGTCGGTACGAGGAAGGCGCTAATATTTCGCGGTGCGTCCTCGTCCGGCCCGGTCTTCGCGTACGTCAATACGACGTCGGCGTCCCGGTAGTTCGTCACCCATTGCTTGTGGCCGTTCAGTACCCACTCGTCGCCATCACGCTGGGCCGTCGTTTCCATCGCGAGTTTGTCGCTCCCGGCGTTCGCTTCGCTCAATCCGAGGACGCCGACCATGTCGTAGGAGGCCATCTCGGGGAGATACCGCTCACGCTGCGGCTCACTCCCGTGCTCAGCGATGATCGATGCGACGCCGAGGTGAAGTGCAACTGTGCTCGCAACCGACATCAGCGCCGCCGCGAG comes from Halosimplex halophilum and encodes:
- a CDS encoding Cdc6/Cdc18 family protein, giving the protein MIRDARVLRAGFVPREIEHRDAEVNHLSSVLDPITEGEPADTALVTGPSGAGKTCLAKFVTERLREEVLDIETVYVNCWRNYTRFRTLYQILDTLGKTIDIHRQSTPHDELVERLQQYDGPRTVVILDEADQLENPDVLYDLHSLPQFGLICIANSEEDLIARVDDRLVSRLRSSEHVRMDKYHVDQLQDILAARVRRGLDPDAITDAQLRRIADAAAGDARLAIGILRTAASAADRRGTDRITDELLLDAASDARDSIRQTNLDSLTPHQRVVYDIVREHGPLGPGEIHDHYTDEVEDPRTKRTVRNYLSKMTQYNLLTAEGTSRDREYALVDPATTSPTQ
- a CDS encoding acyl-CoA dehydrogenase family protein produces the protein MNFELTDTQRDLRDEVRTIAQEEIRPQAIDLDRREAYPADILAELGERRLTGLTLPEEYGGRGEGLVELVVMTEELAAALMSVASTVALHLGVASIIAEHGSEPQRERYLPEMASYDMVGVLGLSEANAGSDKLAMETTAQRDGDEWVLNGHKQWVTNYRDADVVLTYAKTGPDEDAPRNISAFLVPTDAFEVENVWETLGAKSAKAVKVSLSNVRVTDEQLVGEEGEGYVDRRSVSTGVNVPARAVGIARAALDDTVEFTRQREQHSRTISDFQGVRWRVGKMAERVDTARLLTLRAAARADSGLDVNRELSMAKIHATEAAVENANDAVQLHGGIGYTTERHVERYLRDARLLTIAGGPNEGHRDTLADAVFSRDRTGVQ